From a single Chloracidobacterium thermophilum B genomic region:
- a CDS encoding SAM-dependent DNA methyltransferase, which translates to MQNQKQRKVEFGDFQTPVSLAREICSLIAQTGFCPVSVLEPNCGTGSFLKASLETFPDVSRVLGFEINSQYVAQALQTVAHSFPRAHVEVYQADFFSTNWSEIIRALPDPILVIGNPPWVTNAVLGALGSSNVPAKSNLDNLCGIDARTGKSNFDISEWMIRKNVEWLNGKHGVLAMLCKTTVARKTLLYAWQHELRIGSASLYNLDAKEYFGVSVDACLLLIRSDPNGHSKECQVFPSLRAQQPDNTFSLQDGRLVADVKSYQKWKNIIGKGFQGWRSGIKHDCSKVFELKIESGKFVNGLGEFIELEPEILFPLLKSSDLVAHRNPCRWIIVPQRTMSDDPSRLRLDAPKAWNYLTGHACFLEKRKSSIYKNRPPFSIFGVGSYTFAPWKVAISGLYKKLEFVKVMPFQGLPVVLDDTCYFFSCKSEEECNVLYELVMSEPARELWSALIFWDAKRPITAQLLNLLDLTSLARVLGKESNVVQALAKRQIVESMEGAYQRLLFMEEVAEYEVGQFQTNLELPPARQALVPDTDSACDIDLCNEMHSSHSCR; encoded by the coding sequence ATGCAGAACCAAAAACAGCGCAAAGTCGAATTCGGGGATTTTCAAACGCCTGTCAGCTTAGCCAGGGAAATTTGTTCCCTTATTGCTCAGACTGGATTTTGCCCTGTTTCGGTTCTTGAGCCAAATTGTGGGACAGGTTCATTTCTCAAAGCATCTTTGGAAACATTTCCAGATGTGTCACGTGTTCTTGGCTTTGAGATTAATTCACAATATGTAGCACAGGCGCTACAGACTGTTGCACACTCATTTCCTCGTGCGCACGTTGAAGTTTATCAAGCTGATTTCTTCTCTACGAATTGGTCTGAGATTATTAGGGCATTGCCCGATCCAATCCTTGTCATAGGCAATCCACCGTGGGTCACAAATGCAGTACTAGGTGCTCTGGGCAGTAGCAATGTTCCAGCGAAGTCAAATCTCGACAACCTTTGTGGTATTGACGCGCGCACTGGTAAAAGCAATTTCGACATTTCGGAATGGATGATCAGAAAGAATGTCGAATGGCTCAATGGTAAGCATGGCGTGCTCGCAATGCTATGTAAGACGACGGTGGCACGTAAGACTCTTTTGTATGCTTGGCAGCACGAGTTACGCATTGGGTCAGCATCTTTGTATAACCTCGATGCGAAGGAGTATTTTGGGGTATCGGTTGATGCCTGCCTTTTGCTCATTCGAAGTGATCCGAACGGCCATAGTAAGGAATGCCAGGTTTTTCCTTCCCTTCGTGCACAACAGCCAGATAACACGTTTAGCTTGCAGGATGGAAGGCTTGTAGCTGATGTCAAATCATACCAGAAATGGAAAAACATCATAGGGAAGGGTTTCCAAGGTTGGCGATCAGGAATAAAGCACGATTGCAGTAAAGTGTTTGAATTGAAAATTGAGTCTGGAAAATTTGTCAATGGGCTAGGGGAATTTATTGAGCTTGAACCTGAAATACTCTTTCCTTTGCTAAAAAGCTCCGATCTTGTAGCACATAGGAATCCTTGTCGTTGGATAATTGTTCCACAGCGCACGATGAGCGACGATCCAAGCCGTCTTAGGTTGGATGCTCCCAAAGCGTGGAACTACCTTACCGGGCATGCTTGTTTTCTGGAAAAACGGAAGAGCTCAATATACAAGAACCGCCCCCCCTTCTCGATCTTTGGTGTTGGATCATATACGTTTGCTCCCTGGAAGGTTGCTATTTCCGGCTTATACAAGAAGCTTGAGTTTGTAAAAGTGATGCCTTTTCAAGGACTTCCGGTAGTTCTTGATGACACTTGTTATTTTTTTTCTTGCAAGTCTGAAGAAGAATGCAATGTCCTATACGAATTGGTAATGTCTGAGCCTGCCAGAGAGCTTTGGTCAGCCTTGATTTTCTGGGATGCAAAGCGGCCTATTACGGCACAACTTCTTAACCTGCTTGATTTGACATCTCTCGCAAGAGTGTTAGGGAAAGAAAGCAATGTCGTGCAAGCTCTGGCAAAACGGCAGATAGTAGAATCTATGGAAGGAGCTTACCAAAGGCTCCTTTTCATGGAAGAAGTTGCCGAGTATGAGGTGGGTCAGTTCCAAACAAATTTGGAACTGCCACCTGCCCGACAAGCACTTGTACCTGATACCGACTCTGCCTGTGACATAGATCTGTGTAATGAGATGCACAGCAGTCACAGTTGCCGCTGA
- a CDS encoding cobalamin-binding protein, with protein MTDLRIVSLLPSATEIICALGLEAQLVGVTHECDYPPSVRDLPKVTHTLIPTDATSQEIDHLVRERLQSVQALYTLNLPVLEALQPDVIVTQALCDVCAVAEEEVKAAACRLPGNPQVINLEPQTLEEVFASLHQVAAATGRQSVAEEVVAGLQARVEAVARRSAMVDRRPRVALLEWLHPPFSCGHWSPELVHLAGGEEVLGRAGVPSRTLTWEEVAAARPEVVFVACCGFSVERTLEDLDLLAAHPVWSSLPAVRQGQVYVTDGSHYFSRPGPRLVESLEILAHALHPALHPRPAVEPAIAYRPKHQGAAVGV; from the coding sequence ATGACCGACCTCCGCATTGTTTCCCTGCTGCCAAGCGCCACAGAAATCATCTGCGCCCTTGGCCTTGAAGCGCAGCTTGTCGGCGTGACGCACGAGTGTGACTACCCGCCTTCTGTCCGGGACCTGCCCAAAGTCACCCACACGCTCATTCCGACCGACGCCACCAGCCAGGAAATAGACCACCTCGTACGCGAGCGGCTCCAGTCGGTACAGGCGCTTTACACCCTCAACCTGCCCGTCCTCGAAGCCTTGCAGCCAGACGTGATCGTGACGCAGGCGCTGTGTGATGTCTGCGCCGTCGCGGAAGAAGAAGTCAAAGCCGCTGCCTGCCGTCTGCCCGGCAACCCACAGGTCATCAATCTCGAACCCCAAACCCTGGAGGAAGTCTTCGCCAGCCTACACCAGGTGGCCGCCGCTACCGGGCGGCAGTCCGTGGCCGAAGAAGTCGTCGCCGGCTTGCAGGCGCGGGTAGAAGCCGTTGCCCGCCGCAGCGCCATGGTTGACCGGCGTCCACGGGTGGCCCTGCTGGAATGGCTCCATCCGCCCTTTTCCTGCGGCCACTGGAGTCCGGAGCTGGTACATCTGGCTGGTGGCGAAGAAGTGCTGGGACGGGCCGGCGTACCCTCCCGGACGCTCACCTGGGAAGAAGTCGCTGCCGCCCGTCCCGAAGTCGTGTTCGTGGCCTGCTGCGGCTTTTCGGTTGAGCGTACGCTGGAAGACCTCGACCTGCTGGCAGCACATCCCGTCTGGTCATCCCTGCCGGCCGTCCGGCAGGGGCAGGTCTATGTCACCGACGGCTCGCATTACTTCAGCCGTCCGGGGCCGCGCCTGGTTGAAAGCCTGGAGATTCTGGCGCATGCGCTGCATCCGGCGCTGCACCCGCGGCCAGCCGTCGAGCCGGCTATTGCCTACCGCCCGAAGCATCAGGGCGCGGCCGTTGGTGTGTGA
- a CDS encoding FAD-dependent oxidoreductase, protein MLDWLVIGGGIHGTHAALVLTVRAGVATDRLRILDPQPTLLARWNQCTGNVQMPFLRSPLVHHLGLGAFDLFEFSRTPEGKPFAAFAPPYDRPGYALFQAHCQHLLAQHRLTELHLQGAALGLRRLGERGWQVETPDGSLEARRIILALGLSDRPAYPDWARLCRAAGAPVRHVFDRDVHTAQLPLWRHAVVFGGGISAAQLALALAARQPGTVTLLMPHPVRIHQFDSDPGWLGPKYMRAFEAETSLERRRQMIREARHRGSMPKDVYHDLRRAAEHGELCLREANVTGATPQGDGRLLLSLMTGDTLETDNLLLATGFEPQRPGGPWLDEAIAAYGLPVAPCGYPVVSKALRWARGLYVMGPLAELELGPTARNIAGARKAADRLAHIVERGQANRPVVGGLPMVGTVGQR, encoded by the coding sequence ATGCTGGACTGGTTGGTGATAGGCGGGGGGATTCACGGCACCCATGCCGCCTTGGTTCTGACGGTCCGGGCCGGAGTGGCCACGGACCGGCTGCGCATTCTCGATCCGCAGCCCACGCTGCTGGCGCGCTGGAATCAGTGTACGGGCAACGTTCAGATGCCGTTTCTGCGCTCTCCGCTGGTGCACCACCTTGGGCTGGGAGCGTTTGACCTCTTTGAGTTTTCGCGCACTCCCGAAGGAAAACCGTTTGCCGCTTTTGCGCCGCCCTACGACCGCCCCGGTTATGCTCTTTTCCAGGCGCACTGCCAGCACTTGCTGGCGCAGCACCGCCTGACAGAGCTGCATCTTCAGGGTGCAGCCCTCGGTCTGCGGCGGTTGGGTGAGCGCGGCTGGCAGGTCGAAACACCGGACGGCAGCCTTGAAGCGCGCCGCATCATTCTGGCGCTCGGTTTGAGTGACCGGCCGGCTTACCCTGACTGGGCGCGTCTCTGCCGGGCAGCCGGCGCACCGGTGCGTCATGTCTTCGACCGTGACGTGCATACAGCACAGTTACCGCTGTGGCGTCACGCCGTGGTGTTTGGTGGCGGGATTTCCGCGGCCCAACTGGCGTTGGCGCTGGCGGCCCGGCAACCGGGCACAGTGACGCTGCTGATGCCGCATCCGGTTCGGATTCACCAGTTCGACAGCGATCCGGGCTGGCTGGGGCCCAAGTACATGCGCGCCTTCGAGGCTGAAACCTCACTGGAACGGCGGCGGCAGATGATTCGTGAGGCGCGCCACCGGGGTTCGATGCCCAAGGATGTCTATCACGACCTGCGGCGCGCGGCAGAGCATGGCGAGCTTTGTCTTCGGGAAGCCAACGTCACAGGAGCGACGCCCCAAGGTGATGGGCGGCTGCTGTTGTCACTGATGACCGGCGACACCCTGGAGACCGACAACCTGCTGCTGGCGACCGGTTTTGAACCACAGCGCCCCGGCGGGCCGTGGCTTGATGAGGCAATTGCGGCCTACGGGCTTCCGGTCGCTCCATGTGGTTATCCCGTGGTTTCCAAAGCTCTGCGGTGGGCGCGTGGGCTGTACGTCATGGGGCCGCTGGCCGAACTCGAACTTGGGCCGACGGCGCGCAACATTGCCGGCGCACGCAAGGCGGCGGATCGTCTGGCGCACATTGTCGAGCGGGGGCAGGCCAACCGTCCGGTTGTGGGCGGGTTGCCAATGGTAGGGACGGTTGGCCAAAGGTAA
- a CDS encoding TonB-dependent receptor, with protein MVERIRVWFGRRLWAVAAVIWLCSFMWSLTILAGPTGTITGVVRDSGGAFISGAEVSATNLATNFTRTAMTNASGRYVIAELLPGDYRLEVKRDGFQTAVETRVVVNVEAIVAKDFTLVAGAISETITVESDSDLVNRESGAVGTVIERKFVENLPLNGRSFQALIELTPGVVLARPSIFSTGQFSINGQRTNANYFMVDGVSANFGAAVTAQSFQQGAGTQPALTILGTTSSLVPADAMQEFRVQTSSFAAEYGRTPGGQISISTRSGSNDFTGSLFHYFRNEKLDANDWFNNRNGLPRLPLRLNQFGGTFGGPIRIPGLYDGRNRSFFFATYEGLRLLVPGTVFVARVPSLAARQAAPEPFRAVLNAFPRPNAPAEPGDPADAARYITGISDPSEIDTVNLRFDQKFGQSANLFFTFLNSPSGSRFRSFPSQENAFERNNRSLTGGLTWAIRPNLVLDTRLNFGRSRGNFDFRGVERDGAVLPPDSLVFPSFAPRATTAVSLQTIPGVSGVSAANLTQGRTLGQLQRQFNLVSSVTYVVGNHEIKVGADYRLLRPIQDTRSLSISYVFGTVASRANGVPTSISIQAFAPVTGFRIHNFSSFVQDTWRVRPRLTLTFGLRHDLNPPLAGERLPFSIDGLENPLTARLAPAGTRQWRTRYTDFAPRLGVAYQFAEQSGSALGRFFGGWILRGGYGIFYDLGTGTALRGFNSFPYNTLRTITNPAQLRFPANEADLQPPPFLDPNNLPINASFFVFDRNLRLPYTHHWNATLERAIGRHNAITISYVGAAARRLLRAEQLRNYNEAFARQNFGLDRPVIVINPAVFGPAPSASPAAGSPVSVTRNATASNYNALQMQYRRRLSRGLQALASYTWSKSIDDVSDEVLQGIPLEGYNQRLERGPSDFDIRHTFTAAATYDLPTLTQQPFVKALIGGWSINGIFRARSGAPLNVISQSFDVFNIGTTRRVDRVPGQPVFISDRNAPGGRRLNPAAFAEPARNRQGTLGRNSLRWLAATQWDLSVRRTFNFGERLRLQFATDFFNAFNQANFTPPSPTRLPNGTLVGNGEASSMLGRALAGVGGTATRQTSPSNGFNQLFQFGSPRSIQFSLRLLF; from the coding sequence ATGGTTGAACGCATACGTGTCTGGTTTGGGCGGCGCCTCTGGGCCGTGGCGGCTGTGATCTGGCTGTGCAGCTTCATGTGGAGCCTGACCATACTCGCCGGGCCGACGGGCACCATCACCGGCGTTGTGCGGGACAGCGGCGGCGCGTTCATCAGTGGCGCGGAAGTCTCCGCCACGAATCTGGCGACCAACTTCACCCGTACGGCCATGACCAACGCCTCCGGGCGCTACGTCATTGCCGAACTGCTGCCCGGCGACTACCGGCTGGAAGTCAAACGCGACGGTTTTCAGACGGCCGTGGAAACGCGGGTGGTCGTCAACGTCGAGGCCATCGTCGCCAAGGATTTCACGCTCGTGGCCGGGGCGATCAGTGAAACCATCACGGTCGAAAGTGACAGCGATCTGGTCAACCGCGAGTCGGGCGCCGTCGGCACGGTGATTGAACGCAAGTTCGTCGAAAACCTGCCGCTCAACGGACGCAGTTTTCAGGCGCTCATCGAGCTGACGCCGGGAGTCGTGCTGGCGAGACCAAGCATTTTTTCGACCGGGCAGTTCAGCATCAACGGACAGCGTACCAATGCCAACTACTTCATGGTGGATGGCGTCAGCGCCAATTTCGGGGCGGCCGTCACCGCGCAGTCCTTCCAGCAGGGCGCCGGGACGCAGCCGGCGCTGACGATCTTGGGAACTACCAGCAGTCTCGTCCCGGCCGATGCCATGCAGGAATTCCGCGTCCAGACCTCCAGCTTTGCCGCTGAATACGGCCGGACGCCGGGCGGACAGATTTCCATCTCAACCCGCAGCGGTAGCAATGATTTCACCGGCTCGCTGTTTCATTACTTCCGCAATGAAAAGCTCGATGCCAACGACTGGTTCAACAACCGCAACGGACTCCCACGGTTGCCACTGCGGTTGAATCAGTTTGGCGGGACCTTTGGCGGACCCATTCGGATTCCGGGGCTGTATGACGGACGCAACCGGTCATTTTTCTTTGCTACGTACGAAGGGCTGCGGCTGCTTGTGCCGGGAACGGTATTTGTCGCCCGCGTGCCGTCGCTGGCGGCCCGCCAGGCCGCGCCGGAGCCGTTTCGGGCCGTGCTCAATGCTTTTCCGCGTCCGAATGCGCCGGCAGAACCTGGCGACCCGGCCGATGCAGCGCGCTACATCACCGGGATTTCCGACCCTTCGGAAATTGACACGGTCAACCTGCGCTTTGACCAGAAGTTCGGGCAGTCGGCCAACCTGTTTTTCACCTTCCTGAACTCGCCTTCCGGGAGCCGCTTCCGGTCGTTTCCGAGCCAGGAAAACGCCTTCGAGCGCAACAACCGCAGTCTGACCGGCGGCCTGACCTGGGCCATTCGTCCCAATCTGGTGTTGGATACACGCCTCAACTTCGGGCGTTCGCGCGGCAACTTCGACTTTCGTGGCGTCGAGCGCGACGGCGCGGTGCTGCCGCCGGATTCACTCGTCTTTCCGTCCTTTGCGCCCCGCGCCACGACGGCCGTGAGCCTCCAGACCATTCCCGGTGTGTCGGGCGTTTCGGCGGCCAACCTCACGCAGGGGCGCACGCTGGGGCAGCTTCAGCGCCAGTTCAACCTGGTCAGCAGCGTGACCTACGTTGTTGGCAACCACGAAATCAAGGTCGGCGCAGACTATCGTCTGCTGCGTCCCATTCAGGATACGCGGTCACTGTCCATCAGCTATGTCTTCGGTACCGTGGCAAGCCGGGCCAATGGCGTCCCAACCTCGATTTCCATTCAGGCTTTCGCGCCGGTCACGGGTTTCCGCATCCACAACTTTTCGTCGTTCGTGCAGGACACCTGGCGCGTCCGGCCGCGTCTGACGCTCACTTTCGGGTTGCGTCATGACCTCAATCCGCCGCTGGCCGGCGAGCGTTTGCCCTTCTCCATTGACGGGCTGGAAAACCCGCTCACGGCCAGGCTGGCTCCGGCCGGCACGCGCCAGTGGCGGACGCGCTACACGGATTTTGCCCCCCGGCTGGGCGTGGCCTACCAGTTTGCCGAACAATCCGGCTCGGCGCTGGGACGGTTCTTCGGCGGCTGGATTCTGCGCGGCGGTTACGGGATATTTTACGACCTCGGAACCGGCACGGCGCTGCGTGGGTTCAACAGCTTCCCCTACAACACACTCCGAACGATTACGAACCCGGCCCAGCTCCGCTTTCCGGCCAACGAAGCTGACCTTCAGCCGCCGCCGTTTCTTGATCCCAACAACCTGCCTATCAACGCCAGCTTTTTCGTCTTTGACAGAAACCTGCGCCTGCCCTATACGCACCACTGGAACGCGACGCTCGAACGCGCCATCGGGCGCCACAATGCCATCACCATTTCGTATGTCGGCGCGGCGGCGCGGCGGCTGTTGCGCGCCGAACAACTGCGGAACTACAACGAAGCCTTTGCCCGGCAGAACTTTGGTCTGGACCGGCCGGTGATTGTCATCAACCCGGCTGTGTTTGGCCCGGCGCCTTCGGCTTCGCCAGCCGCCGGCTCGCCGGTCAGTGTCACCCGCAATGCAACGGCGTCAAACTACAACGCCCTGCAGATGCAATACCGGCGACGGCTGTCACGGGGCCTTCAGGCGCTGGCTTCGTACACTTGGTCCAAGTCTATTGATGACGTGTCGGATGAGGTCCTGCAGGGCATTCCGCTGGAGGGGTACAATCAGCGTTTGGAACGCGGCCCCTCGGATTTCGACATCCGGCACACCTTTACGGCGGCTGCAACCTATGACCTGCCGACCCTGACGCAGCAGCCCTTCGTGAAGGCGCTCATCGGGGGGTGGTCCATCAACGGCATTTTCCGGGCGCGTTCCGGGGCCCCGCTCAACGTCATTTCCCAGTCCTTTGATGTCTTCAACATCGGGACGACACGCCGCGTTGACCGCGTTCCGGGGCAGCCGGTGTTTATCAGCGACCGGAATGCGCCGGGTGGCCGGCGGCTGAACCCGGCGGCCTTTGCCGAGCCGGCCCGCAACCGGCAGGGGACGCTGGGCCGCAACAGCCTGCGCTGGCTGGCCGCGACGCAGTGGGACCTTTCCGTTCGCCGTACGTTCAACTTCGGCGAGCGCCTGCGGTTGCAGTTTGCGACGGATTTCTTCAATGCCTTCAACCAGGCGAACTTCACGCCGCCTAGCCCGACGCGGCTGCCCAACGGCACCCTGGTGGGCAACGGAGAGGCGTCGAGTATGCTGGGGCGGGCGCTGGCGGGTGTTGGCGGCACAGCTACCCGGCAGACGAGTCCGTCCAACGGTTTCAACCAGCTTTTCCAGTTTGGCAGCCCGCGTTCGATTCAGTTCTCGCTGCGCCTGCTGTTTTAG
- a CDS encoding HU family DNA-binding protein, which translates to MAAKAPKSTATKATTKAKAAAPKEEAPAKKAPAKKAAAKPMTKTEIVNHFAEKFGLPKQKVREFFDEQARLAAAQAKVGFMIPGIGKLVVREYKAREGRNPRTGEKITIKARKRLKFVISAAAKKAAGFE; encoded by the coding sequence ATGGCGGCTAAAGCTCCAAAATCCACGGCAACCAAAGCCACAACCAAGGCCAAAGCAGCCGCTCCCAAGGAGGAGGCACCAGCCAAAAAGGCACCGGCTAAGAAAGCGGCAGCCAAGCCGATGACCAAAACCGAAATCGTCAACCACTTCGCCGAAAAGTTCGGCCTCCCGAAACAGAAGGTGCGGGAGTTTTTCGATGAACAGGCCCGGCTCGCAGCCGCTCAGGCCAAGGTCGGCTTCATGATTCCAGGGATTGGGAAGCTGGTTGTGCGGGAATACAAGGCGCGTGAGGGGCGCAATCCACGCACTGGTGAAAAAATCACCATCAAAGCCCGGAAACGGCTCAAGTTCGTCATTTCCGCTGCCGCCAAAAAAGCGGCCGGGTTTGAGTAA
- a CDS encoding NAD+ synthase: MKIALAQINTTVGAFVSNAAKVRQYALRAASQGARLVIFPELTIPGYPPLDLLDRPAFIARNLAALDDLVRFSATVDAALLVGFVAENPDDFGKPLYNAVALLEGGELRAIRYKTLLPTYDVFDEARHFEPSERREIIHWDGYRLGVCVCEDAWNSREFWDTHLYEVDPVRELAEQGAQVIINVSASPFHRGKGALRQAMLAHHASTLKVPVVLVNQVGGNDSLVFDGRSLVLNAQGELVLEAHAFQEDLRIVDLAELPAPITPHLADEIADIHDALVLGIRDYLGKCGFRQAVVGLSGGIDSAVTAALAVQALGPENVTGVAMPSKYSSDHSLEDAAELARNLGIGFHVVPIEPAVSAMTQMLTPAFGFPPQGVTEENLQARLRGVTLMAFSNQSGALVLTTGNKSELAVGYCTLYGDMCGGLAAISDVPKTDVYRLAAYINRQRVIIPTRTITKPPSAELRPGQTDQDTLPPYDILDAILERYIERYQSLDEIVAEGFDRATVEYVAKLINRNEYKRQQAAPGIKVTPKAFGRGRRVPIAAVIES; the protein is encoded by the coding sequence ATGAAAATTGCGCTTGCCCAAATCAACACCACGGTCGGGGCTTTTGTCTCCAACGCGGCCAAGGTCCGCCAATATGCCCTGCGGGCGGCGTCACAGGGGGCCCGGTTGGTCATCTTTCCCGAATTGACGATTCCGGGATACCCGCCGCTCGATCTGCTTGACCGCCCGGCGTTTATTGCGCGCAACCTGGCTGCGCTGGACGACCTGGTACGCTTTTCAGCTACGGTGGATGCGGCCCTGTTGGTCGGGTTCGTGGCAGAAAATCCCGATGACTTCGGCAAGCCGCTCTACAATGCTGTCGCCCTGCTCGAAGGCGGCGAACTGCGGGCCATCCGCTACAAGACCCTGCTGCCCACCTACGATGTCTTTGATGAGGCGCGGCACTTTGAACCCTCTGAACGCCGGGAAATCATCCACTGGGACGGCTATCGGCTGGGTGTTTGCGTCTGTGAAGACGCCTGGAACAGCCGTGAATTCTGGGACACCCACCTGTATGAGGTCGATCCCGTCCGGGAACTGGCCGAGCAGGGGGCGCAGGTCATCATCAACGTCTCCGCCTCACCGTTTCACCGGGGCAAAGGGGCACTCCGGCAGGCCATGCTGGCCCATCACGCAAGCACCCTGAAGGTGCCCGTGGTGCTGGTCAACCAGGTCGGCGGCAATGACAGTCTGGTGTTCGATGGGCGCAGTCTGGTGCTCAATGCGCAGGGGGAACTGGTGCTCGAAGCCCATGCCTTTCAGGAAGACCTCCGCATCGTTGATCTGGCTGAGCTACCGGCACCCATCACGCCCCACCTCGCCGACGAGATTGCCGACATCCATGACGCACTCGTACTGGGCATCCGGGATTACTTGGGCAAGTGCGGTTTCCGCCAGGCCGTGGTGGGCCTGAGCGGCGGGATTGACTCGGCCGTGACGGCAGCCCTGGCCGTACAGGCGCTCGGGCCGGAAAACGTCACCGGAGTGGCGATGCCCTCGAAGTATTCTTCAGACCACAGCCTTGAGGACGCGGCCGAACTGGCTCGCAACCTGGGAATTGGCTTCCACGTCGTGCCCATCGAACCAGCCGTCAGCGCCATGACGCAGATGCTGACGCCGGCCTTTGGCTTTCCCCCGCAGGGCGTGACCGAAGAAAACCTGCAGGCCCGACTGCGCGGCGTGACCCTGATGGCCTTTTCCAACCAGTCGGGCGCGCTGGTGCTGACGACTGGCAACAAGTCGGAACTGGCCGTAGGGTACTGCACGCTCTACGGCGATATGTGCGGCGGACTGGCCGCAATTTCTGATGTCCCCAAAACCGATGTTTATCGCCTTGCGGCCTACATCAACCGGCAGCGGGTGATCATCCCAACCCGTACCATCACCAAACCGCCTTCCGCCGAACTGCGCCCTGGCCAAACGGACCAGGATACCCTCCCGCCCTACGACATCCTCGATGCGATTCTGGAGCGTTACATCGAGCGGTACCAGAGCCTGGATGAAATCGTGGCCGAGGGATTTGACCGGGCCACGGTCGAATATGTTGCCAAACTCATCAACCGCAACGAGTACAAACGGCAGCAGGCCGCGCCCGGCATCAAGGTGACACCCAAGGCATTTGGGCGCGGCCGGCGTGTGCCGATTGCCGCCGTCATTGAAAGCTGA
- a CDS encoding BglII/BstYI family type II restriction endonuclease, whose protein sequence is MKIAGIYSFNNGKEVVESKYNLEFSEIKNIIHSIDSERCRTKISREKTMSGRKLYNSKELNKAFTEEFARQNWKRYRIECTYSSEYYTEDFHPAEKPKSAFREIDFVKNRLGVEVQFGKYAFMVYNVCAKMTIFHNLNVIDAGIEIVPVKSFANEMSTGVSYFEQFVWDLEHRGVSDIDIPVLVLGITA, encoded by the coding sequence ATGAAAATTGCAGGCATTTACTCGTTCAATAATGGCAAAGAAGTTGTCGAAAGCAAATACAATCTGGAATTCAGCGAAATCAAAAATATCATCCACAGCATAGACAGCGAAAGGTGCAGAACGAAAATCAGCAGGGAAAAAACAATGTCTGGAAGAAAGCTCTACAATTCAAAAGAACTGAATAAAGCATTCACAGAAGAGTTTGCAAGGCAAAATTGGAAAAGGTATAGAATAGAATGTACATATTCCAGTGAATACTACACAGAAGACTTTCATCCTGCAGAAAAACCAAAGAGCGCATTCCGCGAAATTGATTTTGTAAAAAATCGTCTCGGTGTAGAGGTTCAATTCGGCAAATACGCTTTCATGGTGTACAATGTGTGTGCGAAAATGACTATTTTTCACAATTTGAATGTGATAGATGCAGGCATTGAAATCGTACCCGTCAAATCTTTTGCCAACGAAATGTCAACCGGTGTTTCCTATTTCGAGCAGTTTGTCTGGGACCTGGAGCACCGTGGTGTCTCTGACATTGACATCCCGGTGCTGGTGCTGGGCATAACAGCCTGA
- a CDS encoding DNA-methyltransferase produces MSSLPLFHPVKSIEATFHQEAEIVAFNGDVADFVAQIPDESITLIITSPPYNLGKIYENRTTISDYLETQSSLISELCRILKPNGSICWQVGNFVEDGEIYPLDIFYYPIFKKFRMKLRNRIIWTFGHGLHYSKRFSGRYETILWFTKSDDYIFNLDSVRVPSKYPGKRHFKGPNRGKPSGNPLGKNPSDVWEILIQDWEAAVWDIPNVKSNHPEKTIHPCQFPIELAERCVLALTNERDWVFDPYMGVGSALVAAVRHGRRAAGCDKEATYVEIARRRLSDYFNGTLGYRPIGKPVHQPTGREKVSQVPDEWKENLQTGISENRNKAE; encoded by the coding sequence ATGAGCAGCCTGCCTTTGTTTCACCCAGTCAAATCAATTGAAGCCACTTTTCATCAGGAAGCTGAAATCGTAGCTTTCAATGGCGATGTGGCGGACTTTGTGGCACAGATTCCAGATGAATCCATCACACTCATTATCACTTCCCCGCCATACAATCTTGGAAAAATCTACGAAAACCGCACAACGATAAGTGACTATCTGGAAACCCAATCCAGTCTGATTTCGGAGCTTTGCAGGATACTGAAACCAAACGGGAGTATATGCTGGCAGGTTGGTAACTTCGTGGAAGATGGAGAAATCTATCCATTGGATATTTTCTATTATCCCATTTTCAAAAAGTTTAGAATGAAGTTGCGCAATCGGATAATATGGACGTTTGGACATGGACTGCATTACTCCAAACGTTTTTCTGGTCGGTATGAAACAATACTATGGTTTACCAAGTCAGATGACTACATATTCAATCTCGACTCCGTTCGTGTTCCCTCAAAATATCCGGGAAAACGTCACTTCAAGGGACCAAACAGGGGAAAGCCATCAGGCAATCCCCTTGGTAAAAACCCATCCGATGTCTGGGAGATACTCATCCAGGACTGGGAAGCCGCGGTATGGGACATTCCCAATGTAAAATCCAATCATCCTGAAAAGACCATCCATCCCTGCCAGTTTCCCATTGAACTCGCCGAACGCTGCGTACTGGCACTGACCAACGAGCGGGATTGGGTTTTTGACCCCTACATGGGCGTTGGCTCAGCACTGGTGGCGGCTGTCAGGCACGGCCGGCGGGCTGCAGGATGCGACAAAGAAGCCACCTATGTTGAAATTGCCCGCCGGCGCCTGTCCGACTATTTCAACGGCACCCTTGGGTATCGCCCAATAGGCAAGCCGGTTCATCAGCCGACGGGGAGAGAGAAGGTATCGCAGGTTCCAGATGAATGGAAAGAAAACCTACAGACTGGCATTAGCGAAAATCGGAACAAAGCTGAATGA